The segment ggaaaaaagaaaaccaaagaGTAAAtgctactatgtatatttattcttgacaggcagcagtgatgttaaaaactcgaaatctcaaaactcatcaaaaatcaaaatcaactgtgaatcatgtcaacttgatcctatgcatagcatagcatagcatagtttgaccgcccgtgtgttgcccgcgattgatctagatcagctgaaattgcacaaagaaccctCGAAATGATGCTTGGGAATAGCAGATCATTTTCAGTGTGCACCTTCTGATGATCCAAGTCTTtatgatgatcaatagcaaagctggccacgtccATGCAGGTCAATTGAGGAagggaaggaatattagtcagacacttgttgctactagagaccgaggaatcctctgcatcatccacaagtgtcataGGAAGGAGTTGGTGTTAGTGGAAAGgtattgatctggatccaccgaggtaGGTGGTGTGATCATTATTTCTGAACACGCCTACAGTATGAGAACGGATTTATTCATTTAGTCATCGCGAGACTGTTAATAGAGGACTGGGCGCACCGATACACGAGCACTCAGTTTACCGACGAAGACTACGTGCTTTTATTCCACTCGATCGGCTCATAATCGCGCACACTAAATCGCTTGATAACAAAATACATTTGATATATACGAAGTATCCGGCGGCCAAAGGACGAACTTCTTCGAGAATCACTACCCGTCGAACCAAATCGATATTTTAACGAGAAATAATATGCGCAATTATTGGTACTCTTCGACCATTCTTTAAAAGTCTAACAGATTACCGTACACAAGCCGTCGAGCCACCGGTACACGATTCTATATTCTAGAAATTACTTTATATACAACACCGCATACCTAACGACGAAGGTATCAGTTCGATTCAAATCCGATAAACGCGCGCTAAGGGTTGGACTTGGATTTCGTAGGGCTCAACCTGAATGCACAAACATGTAGAATATTGATAAGAAACCCGATCGCCGAAGTCGTATACCAAGCATCAATTTGCGGCATGATATATAAGACCATTAACCCACTTGGAATATAATTAACGGATTGGTTAGCAAGACCATTGACCTTAAGGGTACGTTGTAAGAGAGGGGTTCAGGAGTCGAAAGTGATAATGGATTCCTTTAGTATACGTGGGAGATTGGAAGGAATACCTACGAGATCGTCATGACACCAGTCATGCTTTACAAGACTTAAGCGGCTGTCCTGACAAAATATAGTCGTAGGTTTATTAGAATCAATGAGCTTGCAAGAATCCAAGGTAAGGCGGCACTTTGTCGTAGATTCGGTATCCGTAAATCCGGTATTGAACAAACGGCGCATTACAAAAAGATATGCGTGtatgaaattttgtaaacatattcgACGGAAATCCAAAGGTTATCCAATTCGTGCCACTGCTTGTTTGTAGGTCGCTAAACTGAGACGTTGTCGGCCTTGCCTTACATGGTGAGAAAATATCAAAAGTGTAGTACAAAGATATAAAAGCATGACCCATGATGACTGAAAAATATTGGCATTGAATAGGGAGAAGTTCCGTACAACATGCTTGAATCGGATTCTAATAGTTGGGGTATGCGTGAATTTTAACATTTAGACATTTATCTCCAAATATATTCGTTTTCCCCAGAGACCGATGCGGAATCTTCAGAAATAGTTTTCCTTGCGAATAATCTATAGGATGAGACAAATATTAAGCGACTATTGTGCACTTTCAAATTCGTTGCCCGAAATTGCTTCTGCTATCAACACTAATAGAAGAGATTCTCAGTAATAGATGGTAAACTGATATCAACCTGTCCAGCAAGCATTCCGTACTGGCCGAGAACTACTAGGACGTACTGTCTTCCTTCTATTTTCGACTATTCGTCTTAGAACTTCCAACGAAATTTTGATAAGCTGTTTATAAGACGCGATACTTTTGTATCGTTTCCGTCAATAAGTTATAGAAGGAGCACAAATACTAATCTCAATCCTATGAAAATAGACACATAGCATTCAAAATATAAAGTTCAATGCCACTGTTTCGCTCGAGTTccgaatcatgtcaacttgatcctatgcagaaaaaactcacgcgtgagtttttctgttttcatagcaagaagcgcaaaactcacacatatttcttcccgcttgctCATATTCTGCACCTGCATCAGATTGTGAACCAGGTTTAAGGCCGCATGTTTATCAGATTGATTTGATCCGAATCTGGACTGGAACTAAATCTTCGAGCTACATTAGATTCTAGACCACATTTtcatcagatttggaccagattttgaatcaattttggATCCGGAACTAGACCACAATATAAGCCAGATTTTAGGCCTCATTTAAAATCAGATTCTAAACCAGCAATCAGGTTTTGGAtaagattttgaaccagattctggaccaggtccatattttggacctggcctatattgtaaaccacattttaatcaaattttattccagatttgaactagattctggccaaattttaaatcagtttttgatcagaccttggattagattttggattcagattctagacctgggtTGGACCTGCATCAGATCTTGGACCAGATTTGAGACGATTTTTATAGATTTGGATCACAGTTTTGATCTtgttttggacctcatttttGATTAGATCATGGGCTCGCGCCACATTCTAGACCTGAACCAGATCTTggagctgcatcagattctggaccagattttgaaccacatttttattagattttggcccagattttggatcaaattttgagccaTATTTTAAAACTGGGCCAATTGTATTTTGATGAGCCGCAGTGTGACATTGTGGCGGCCCTGGTGATGGCCCGATTTAGCGCACTCTTTCTTctcaaatcagtgttccttcgaagtttgttattttttagaATTAGACCGTCATAAACGATTTGTACAACTCCCGAAATTCTGTACTTCGCTACACTTGAGAGTGCCTTACTGAGGTTCATGCTGTTTTTGGCGCTCCCTAGAGCaagcgcccttggcgggggccagtctggccaactgcACACTACGGAGCTATagcaggtgctacattccgttatcgaaacttgaccctcTGTTTtttatatacgacagacttcgcaaccagctgttagagtgcaggacaattgcagggccagttgctacgatcctattgactctaacagcctcttccagtcgagattcgaacatacgacgactggcttatgaggccagcgtcatacctcgaagccaactgggaggcagaaAAAAGTAATACGGaagtgaaaatgaagaaaatgtaaATATATTACatataaaaaattgaaaccAGAAGGGATTCAAAAACAACATTAATTTGAGAATAAACAAGGAAAAACAGGAATAAGGGAaatggagataaaaagagatagaacgacgaaaactggaaaagagaaaaaggagAGAAGAgggagggagagggagaggagAGAGAAAAGAGAAGAGGAAAAATATGAAACGGGAAAGAGTGAAAAacatgaggaaaaacaggactgaaaataagagaaCTAAgatagaaaacgaaaaaaactgagcatagaaacaggaaacacgggatagaaaagggaaaatgagagaaaaagaagataaaTGGAAAAAAGCGAAAGCGAAATTTCAGAAAACGATACAATAAAGGGGAAAATTCGGAGCAAATTCAGAAATATGCGAtacgaaaagagaaaaaaacaaaacaaaaaagatataaaacgtgtgagagaataagaaggcatatttcaagtaaaatttcaagcaaaacaatttcaaattagtccaaatttaagtctaattcagTGTCTGCTATCAAGTTCAGTTACCTTTTCCGATTTTGGCAGTTTCAGGGATTAGTTATCAAATTTGTTAGTTATTTTCGGTGAAAAGATGACAACTTTGCATTCCTTTTTTACTACGTGACGTTTCAGTCTGCTATCCTTCGACTATCAACTCACAGCTCGTGCAGGCAAGTGGATGAGATGAATCCGTAGCCCACCAGAAGCAAACTGATGTGACAAAGGAGAATATTCCTGCCAATTAATTAgccaattaattaaaattaattaattagtcTGATGATAATCGAAggatagtaggctgaaacgtcaCGTACTAAAAGAGGAAAGCAAATTTGTCATCATTTCACCGGAAATAACCAACAAATTTGATAAATAATCAAGTATCGGTGATTAAGCCCCTTAAAAGAAATTTcaagttttgtttaatttcaattttaggttcaattttaagtcaaatttcaagtctaatttcaagctaAATCCAGGTCTTATATTTATGTCCGATTTCAATTCCAATCTAAAGTTCAATTTCcagcttaatttcaaatcccaTTTCAGATTTaattttatatccaatttctgggttaaatttcaatttgaaataaaattacaagttcaatttccagttcaacatAAAGTAAACTTTCAAGCCCAATGTAGCcgaaattcaaaaattattgtttaatgTCTTATTTATatcatgttcaatttcaagtgcaaaatACCCGGCTGAATCAAGACATTAGTGCGATTACACTGATTAATCTAGCAGTGTAAAAAAGTATGTAAATTATAAAGGTTGGTAACTTGTTTTCTCATATCGAAGACTCTAAAgataattttatattatttatacaTATTTATGCTTATTATGACACACCGTTGGAACGACGCCAGTTTCACAACTTCAAACGTAGGCGGCGCAATCAGCAGTAttgaatgaaaaacaaaaattgagagCGCAGAGAGCAAGTATAGGGCTTACTCGCGCTTCTCGCCAAGGGCATGCATAGTTTACCCTTCTTGTTTGTTTGAAGGTATCGTAATCATTACCAAAGTTTAATGAGAAGTGCATCGTCATCGAAATtatgttggaataatttcaTTCTCATATTGGATGTAATCCgagattcaattttaaaatgacTTTAAACTTTTTAATGATGCTTCCAATCGTAAGAGGACACACTTTAAGGGAGATTTATCATGTTCTGTGTTTACCATTTTTGGATTTCCCCATTTtcaagagagaaaaaaatcgGATTCGTTCTCCGCGCTCTCCGTAAAAAACGGTAAAATGTGTGTAGGTAAACTTGACTGCATGCGCATTGAAGAATGTTCCGTCCTCTTTACGTCTCACTCTCACCCATAGCAGGCAGTCAGCGAAGCTTAGCAAAACATTCATTTGCTACCTCGTTTTCTCTGCTGCGTAGAGTAGGTCACATGTCACCCGCATACAAGGGTAGGCTGAAGGCTGTGGCCGTACCTGAAACCTGACCATTCTACTACGTACGTTCTGTGGCTGTGAACGATGCACTTTTTTCCTGTGTTATTAGTCATACATACTAGTTCTGCGTTTGAGTTCCTGCTGACTGATTCGCGAAGAAAGAAAGTGATATTTACCTCTTCATAATCTTGCTTAAACTTCTATCAGCGTCGTTTATTGTGCGTCCGTGTGTCGTCGTACTGTATTTTCTCTATCAATCTTCTGTCGTGTGCGTCGTTTCGTGTATGTTTATTAAATGGTGGCTTGTGTGTTCCCCGAGCAGTAAACCAACAAACTGATAAGGGCTAAATCCCCGTGTTTCTATTCGAACAGCAGTGGTGAAATCTGCGGTAGCTACCTGCAGCAGCCAAAAAAGCGATCTGGAGATGAGTAGTTACTCGTCTGCTTCACCGACCGGATCGCCAACGGTTTCGGAAAGGAATTACAACAGTGCCACCACAATCTCCGCAGGAACGAACAATGAACAAGTGAAAATCAATACTACGCCAAAGCTCCAACAGCGCCAGAAGCAGAAACCGAGCaaccaacagcaacagcaggatATAGCAAGGGACGAGGAAGGTACAGGCACACAAAGTCACGCCGCTATGAACATCAACGAGTCGGACGGTGGTTTCATAGAGACGCCTGGGCTGGGGGATTCACAGGCGTCCTTGTTGAACGAAGATCGACTTCGTCGCAAGCTGCAGTTCTTCTTTAtgaatccgatcgaaaaatgGCAAGCCAAACGTCGCTTTCCGTACAAATTTGTCGTGCAAGTGATAAAGATTATTTTGGTTACCCTGCAGTTGTGCCTGTTTGCGCATTCCAGATATATGCACGTGAACTATACATGGGATAATACGATAACGTTTTCCCATCTGTTTCTGCGCGGGTGGGACATTACGATGGAGGTGAGCACCTACCCGCCCGAAACGGGACCACTTTCCGTGTATGTGATAGCAGATTTCTTCAACACCATCGATTACGCCATCGACGGTTATGCCAACCTTTCCGAAGCCATCGGACCGTATTCCTATCCCAATGAGGATAACACGATGCCTCCGATGCGATTGTGTCTGTACCGTTACAAGGACGGTACGATTTTTGGCTTTAACGAAAGCTACGTTTTCAACCCGGAAATAGACTCGCTCTGTCTCGATTTGGACGGAAATGTTACCACCGTTGGAAGCCGTGCTTTCCTGCATCAAAAGGACATTCGCATTAACTTCTCGGCCTTAGTCAAAGCCGAACTAACATTCGCCATTAAAACGGTGAATTTCAAAGCGGCTGGCCCCATCACCGCACCGGACTGCTATCAGTTCGATATTCTAATTTTGTTCAACAATCAAGATCACGACGGACAGATGACGCTTCGGCTGGAAGCGGACCCTACGCGGCTGGTTTGCCACGGCGATGTGGAATTCATCAAAACGTCGGAAATCGAAGAGGCCCTTCGGAGCACCCTGAACATACTGGTTATCGTGATCTGTATGGTGTCGTTCGCACTATGCGCCCGGGCCATCTTTCGGGCGCAACTGTTGCGCGTTATCACCTGTGATTATTTCAAACAAACCTACGGTCGAGATCTGACGACGGCGGGCAAGTGGGAGTTTGTCAACATGTGGTACATTATGATCGTCTTCAACGACGTTCTGCTGGTGATTGGATCCGCCCTGAAGGAGGAAATCGAACGCAAACACTTCATCGCAGATGATTGGAACGTTTGCTCGCTGCTGCTCGGTGTTGGCAAccttttggtttggtttggtgtTCTTCGCTATTTGGGATTCTTCAAAACCTACAACGTTGTTATACTGACTCTGCAAAAGGCAGCCCCGAAAATACTGCGCTTTTTACTTTGTGCCGTTCTGATCTATGCCGGATTCGTATTTTGCGGTTGGCTTGTACTTGGACCGTACCACATTAAGTTCCGCTCGCTGTCGAGCACTTCCGAGTGTCTGTTCTCACTGATCAACGGCGACGACATGTTCGCCACGTTCACCATCATGTCGGAGAAATCCATAATGCTGTGGTGGTTCTGCCGGCTTTATCTGTACTCGTTCACCAGTCTGTACATATACGTTGTACTGTCACTGTTTATTTCCGTTATCATGGATGCTTACGACACCATTAAAAAATACTACAAGGATGGCTTCCCACCGTCGGATTTGCGCCAGTTTGTCGGTCCGTACCATTCGAACGATTTCTCCTCCGGGGTGTTCCGCGATGACGAGCACGACTACCTGTCGATGAGCTTTCTCGAATCGATGCAGCGAATAGTTTGCTTCTGGCGGGTCGACCAACGGCAGCGCGGACCGACCGGATACACATCGCTTCTACCAAAAGCTAATTAATTGATAGATGAAACATTAGACAAAAACCAAGTTAAATTGCCAAACTGTTTTaccatttattttttgttgtgtACGAAACATATCGAACACGTGCGATAATTAGTTCAATAATACCTACCTAGATAttagaacaaaatgttacaaATGCGACCAAAAATCCGCTACCTAGGCTCCAATAATATTGCTAAACGGCTCACAAACCTAAATACTATTAAATTAGTcaataaaaaaagataaaagttCTTTCTATTGTAATAGtaaatcaatttttagaagatgAATTATATTACTACTCCAGTTGAGTTTACGGTTGATTTAGTTAATCCATATCCGAAATTTCTCATATTTTACTATTTAGATAAATCCACCCTCCGCCGAAATCATTTCTTTGTAGGTGAGACACAATCCACTAGGCTAAGTTATTCCTTTTTTAGCAAGTTGAAGGTCTGTAACGTGTTACTAATTGGGTCTCGGTTTGGCTCGCGAGCGAACTAAGTAGGTATTGGCCGGCCAATGATCTGCCAACACACTAGTAAAGCTAAGCCTAAAGTCACCTCTGTACGCTCTGTTACTAAATGCAAACACCAATTGTTCAAT is part of the Sabethes cyaneus chromosome 2, idSabCyanKW18_F2, whole genome shotgun sequence genome and harbors:
- the LOC128738537 gene encoding mucolipin-3-like — its product is MSSYSSASPTGSPTVSERNYNSATTISAGTNNEQVKINTTPKLQQRQKQKPSNQQQQQDIARDEEGTGTQSHAAMNINESDGGFIETPGLGDSQASLLNEDRLRRKLQFFFMNPIEKWQAKRRFPYKFVVQVIKIILVTLQLCLFAHSRYMHVNYTWDNTITFSHLFLRGWDITMEVSTYPPETGPLSVYVIADFFNTIDYAIDGYANLSEAIGPYSYPNEDNTMPPMRLCLYRYKDGTIFGFNESYVFNPEIDSLCLDLDGNVTTVGSRAFLHQKDIRINFSALVKAELTFAIKTVNFKAAGPITAPDCYQFDILILFNNQDHDGQMTLRLEADPTRLVCHGDVEFIKTSEIEEALRSTLNILVIVICMVSFALCARAIFRAQLLRVITCDYFKQTYGRDLTTAGKWEFVNMWYIMIVFNDVLLVIGSALKEEIERKHFIADDWNVCSLLLGVGNLLVWFGVLRYLGFFKTYNVVILTLQKAAPKILRFLLCAVLIYAGFVFCGWLVLGPYHIKFRSLSSTSECLFSLINGDDMFATFTIMSEKSIMLWWFCRLYLYSFTSLYIYVVLSLFISVIMDAYDTIKKYYKDGFPPSDLRQFVGPYHSNDFSSGVFRDDEHDYLSMSFLESMQRIVCFWRVDQRQRGPTGYTSLLPKAN